The proteins below come from a single Triplophysa rosa linkage group LG12, Trosa_1v2, whole genome shotgun sequence genomic window:
- the LOC130563038 gene encoding coiled-coil domain-containing protein 106-like, translating into MDSVGMRRGKRKANDIDPSVQQFPQDMPQKSVKKGGKGLFVHKPLQIQQKISSRTENTEMVLSPLGDTPQTSAAKRAKEMEAPTLQTALQEAKQTIEGQKREIATLKEWVDVLKEERQFLRDRLKEALAVRSDMGGDVASKMPPKGQAHGKRKRDSDVTDSSSSESTSDSTSNSEVLEAKKTKKKKKSRPKKAKKKVKKLRVKTPDDSICRYNMVLEKIKKENISKSEAYARLGVDRNTIVYQAPIAELAAANPDLFNTLRSTFKRKDSLKRFAETCRGFCEQEPTASAILKKKDDGSLLDIYKN; encoded by the exons ATGGACTCTGTGGGTATGCGAAGAGGCAAAAGAAAGGCGAATGACATTG ACCCATCTGTGCAACAGTTTCCACAAGATATGCCACAGAAATCTGTGAAGAAGGGTGGAAAAG GCTTATTTGTGCATAAGCCTCTACAAATTCAACAGAAGATATCTTCAAGGACCGAGAATACTGAGATGG TTCTTTCACCTCTGGGCGACACTCCACAGACCTCTGCAGCAAAAAGGGCCAAAGAAATG GAAGCCCCCACTCTGCAAACAGCCTTGCAGGAGGCTAAACAAACCATTGAAGGCCAAAAAAGAGAGATTGCTACCTTAAAAGAATGGGTTGATGTACTAAAAGAGGAACGACAATTCCTCCGAGACAGACTTAAAGAGG CTCTTGCAGTAAGAAGTGACATGGGGGGAGATGTGGCCAGTAAAATGCCACCTAAAGGGCAGGCACATGGAAAGAGGAAACGGGATTCAGATGTAACAGATTCCTCATCCTCTGAATCCACATCTGATTCAACATCTAATTCTGAGGTCTTAGAGGCCAAGAAaaccaagaagaagaagaagtcccGGCCCAAAAAGGCAAAGAAAAAGGTCAAGAAACTAAGAG TCAAAACCCCTGACGACTCCATCTGCCGCTACAACATGGTATTGGAAAAGATTAAAAAGGAGAACATCAGCAAATCTGAAGCTTATGCGAGGCTTGGGGTAGATAGAAATACTATTGTGTATCAGGCTCCAATTGCAGAACTTGCAGCGGCTAACCCAGATCTCTTTAATACATTGAGGTCCACTTTTAAAAGAAAGGACAGCCTGAAAAGGTTTGCTGAAACTTGCAGGGGTTTTTGTGAACAAGAGCCTACAGCTTCAGCCATTCTGAAAAAGAAAGATGATGGGTCCTTACTGGACATTTACAAGAACTAA